The genomic stretch GGTAGGTCCGCACGCCGGTTTCCAGTTTGGCGTTTTCTCCCCGCGGATCGGTAAAATCCACCTGGATGGTCAGCTGGTTATTATCATCGCTGCCCTGGTTGCGCACAATATTGTCCGGGGCGTTGGAACTGCCGTCCGGGTTAAAATAACGGTTAAGGATATTTGTATTGTTATTACCGTTGCCCCAGCTGTAATTGATATCTGCATTCAGCTCTTTGCCGGGTTCAGCAAATTTGTGTTTGTAGATCAGCTGGGTATTGGCCCGGTCAAACCGGGAGCGGTTGTTGGAGGTCCTGTCGCCCGTACGGTCCAGAACACCGGCGGCCGTATAATAGGCCTGGTCCTGGTCTTCATCGGTCCGGAACTGGCCATTGGTAAAGCCCTGTGTAATGCTGAGGGTATTGCGGTTATCCAGGAAATAGTCCGCCCCAAAACGTACCGAAGCAAAACGGCGGCGGCTGTCTGCCTCCGATTGCTGGTTGAACCAGTCCTGCTTCACGCCGTTGAGGATATTCTGCCGGAAGGATTCCCCTTTGGCAATACCGCCCTGGCGGTTATAGTTACCGGAAACAAAGAAATTGAATTTATCCTGCCGCAGGTTGAGGTTCAGGTTACCGTTCAGGATACCGGGAGCGCCCGCGCCCACAGAAGCCATACCATTGAGCCCCAGCTTGCGGTTCTTCTTCAGGATGATATTGATCACCCCCCCTACGCTGGCCGCATCAAAACGGGCCGAGGGATTGGTGATCAGCTCTATTCTTTCTATATCGTTGGCAGAGATCTGGTCAAGGGTAAGGATGGTGGGCCGGCCGTCCACAAAGATCTGGGGCGACTGGTTCCTCAACACCACATTGCCATCCACATCCACGGAAACAGAGGGAATATTCTTCATGACGTCAATAGCAGAGCCGCCGGTGGCCACCAGGCTTTTCTCCACGTCAAATGTTTTACGGTCAATGCCCATCTGCAGGGCAGGCTTCTGCCCTACTACCGTTACAGCGCTCAGGGTCTGGGCATCCTGCTCCAGTTTGATATTACCCAGGTCCTGCTCCGTTGGTCCTTCGCCGGGGCGGGCGGTGAAACGGATAAAACGGGGTGAGCGGCTGAAAACCGATGGCGGTGACCTCCAGGCGGAAGGAATCACGGACTGGCAGGTTCTCCATACTGAAATCGCCATTCTGTTTGGTGAGCATACCGCCCACGAGGCTGTCGCCAGTTACCCCGGCGCCATTGGGCAGCTGAAGAAAAAGCCGGATGGATGCTGCATCAATGCCTTTACCTGTTTTAGTGTCCACGATCTTACCATAGAATTTACCCCGGGGCGCAGCACGGCCCGCCCGCTGGTTTTCTTCCTGTGCAAAAACCGGGTGCATACCGAAAAAGCCTGTCAATAGCAGCAATAGATATTTCATCATGTTACCGAATAGCGTTTAGCAAATGGATTTCCTGCCCCTTCGACGACAGTTGCCTTCGAAGGACGGCACAGTGGAGGCCTTTTAAGATTCTTTTAACGGTTTTCAGGAATCCGTTCTGCGGACACGGATATAATCATGCAGTACCCAGACAGCCTCAGACAGGAAGAGGTCTTTTTTCAGGCTGTTGAGCCAGGAGCGGTTGCTGTCTATCCTGAACTGTTCCCTGTTCAGTAATTCCTCGCCCAGCTCACCCACATTGGCGACGGCCAGGCTATCGCTGGTAACAAGTTGTTTACGGATCCGGGCCACCCGGCTCTGCAATTCCTTTTCTTCCCTGCGGTATTTCAGCAACTGAAGCTGGTGGACCGTACCGCGGTTCTTCAGCCATTGCAGGTTATTCCGGAGCGATGTCAGCTGGGTATCCTTTGCAATCCGTGCGCCCGCCAGGGCAATGACCTGGCCAATAGCACCCTGATCGCCCGACAGCACAAAAGGCACAGCGGGAATGGTATCCCAGGCCAGCGCGGTAGGATTGTACTTCTCCTGCATTTTGTAAGGCTCATAGATGCCCGGCAGCTGTATATCCGGCACAATCCCTTTCAATTGGGTAGCGCCGCCTGTAATGCGGTAATATTTCTGCAGGGTGATATGCACCGTGCCCAGGTCCACATCTTCCAGGTCCGGCATCCGGGCATCCGTCACCCCAAAAGAACGCTGCACGGACCCCTTGCCATAGGTGGAAGAGGAGCCGATCACAATGCCCCGGTGATAATCCTGGATAGCAGCGGCAAAGATCTCTGACGCCGAAGCACTGATCTCATTCACCAGCACTACCAGGGGACCATCATACACTACGTTGGGCGATTTCACCTGGCTGACATAGGGTGCGCCGGAAGCGCTTTTCACCTGAACCACGGGGCCTTCCTTGATGAAGAGGCCCACCATATTGATCACTTCGCCCAGGCTGCCGCCGGTATTGTTCCTTATATCTACAATGATCCCTTCTACTGCTTCCGCTTTCAGCTTTTCCAGCTCGCGTTGCATATCTTCCGCACAGCTTCTGCCATTGGCGTCACCAAATTTTGTATAGAATTTGGGAAAGGAGATATACCCTAATTTCTGTCCGTTGTCAATCACGGCGCTTTTCACAAAAGTATCTTCCAGCTGGAGTGCTTCACGGGTAAGGGGCACCTCGCGCAGCGTACCATCGTTGCGGCGGAAAGTGATGGTGACTGCTGTTCCTTTTTTGCCGCGGGTCAGCTTGATGATCTCACTCATGGCAAAACCAGCCACATCCACCGGTTTCTCCCCCTGCTGTGCCACTTTCACCAGGATATCGCCTTTTTCCACCTGGCCTGATTTCCAGGCAGGCCCGCCGATCATCAGTTCATTGATGCTTACCTTGCCCTGTTGCTCCTGGAGCAGGGCGCCGATGCCATAATAAATGCCGCTGAGCCCTTCCTGGAATTCCCGGCGGTCCACCGGCAGGAAATAATTGCTGTGCGGATCATAGAGATTGGTGATGGTATTGATATAGGTATTGAAAGCCTCTTCATCCGTGGTCAGCTTAAGCAGGCTTTCTATATTGCGTTGTTCAATGCGGTTCACCAGCTGCCTGGCCTTCTCTTCCAGCTGCGCATCCGTGGTCCTGGCCAGGGAATCCTTGGAACTGGCCTTGCTGCGTATTTCCAGTTCATCTTCATATTGGGCCAGCACCTGGAATTTGAGGTAATTCTTCCAGCGGGCGGTCAGCTCTTCTGCCGTTTTGCAGAAGGAAAGTTTCTCTGTATTCTCATTGTAGGTGCCGGGATCTGTGAACTGGAAAGGATGTTTCAGCAGTTCTTCCACCTGCTTTTCGGCTTCTTTCAACCGGCCTTTGAAACTGCTGTTGACAGCTTTATAGAACTGCACCTGGCGGCCGCGCATTTCATCGTCCAGCTGGGTCTCAAATTTTTTAAAATGGGTCAGGTCCTCCTGAAGAAAAAACCGTTTGCCCGGATCCAGCTGGTCCAGGTAAGCATTGAATACCTTTCGGGAGAACTGGTCGTCCAGCTGACGCGGTGCATAGTGGATCTGTTGCAGCATACCGGCAGTGCTGTGAAAGACCAGGTCTATATTATCAGTGACCTTCGTCATCTGGGCAGTCCCCTGCAGGCCGGTGGCCAGCAGCAGGCTGCCGCTGAACAATAAGGAACGGTAAAATGTCAAAACGCTCTTCATCTGAACCTTGATTAGTTGATCTGAATAATATACAATGAATTACCAATCGCCATAAGCCCCATACATAGCTGCCCCCATCAGGGCGGTGGCATCCTTGCGGATAATATGGATGGGTACTTTCTCCAGCAGATGCTCCATGCGGTCACAATCCATATAATGCTGGTAAAAGATCGGTTCCTGCAGCAGCGGCGCTACTTTGGGAGGGATGCCTCCCCCCAGGAAAAGCCCGCCGGTAGCTTTTAGCTTGAGGACCAGGTTGGCGCATTCATGGGCTACATAACGTACCCAGAGGTCCATGGTCTCCATACAGATGGCCGATGTTCTTTCAATAGCGGCCGTGCTGATGGCGGCGGAGGGATGCTGCTGCATTTCCGGGTTGTCCGACAGGAAAGGCGGCTCCTCCCTTTTCTGCACATCACGCAGGAAGCGGTAAATATCATAGATGCCGGGACCGCAGATCACACTTTCCCAGCTGACTACTTTGTACTTCGATTGCAGGTACTGGCACAGTTCCATGTCCATACCGGTTCGGGGTGAAAAATCACAGTGCCCGCCTTCTGTGGGGAATGGATGGTACGAATGACCGTTCCAGAAAAGCCCGGCCTCTCCGAGTCCTGTTCCGGGCGCCAGGATGGCCATATTGCCTTTGCTGGCGGGGTCTCCCGGCAGCAGGCAGATCACATCTTCAGCTTCCAGTCCAGCCAGCCCATAGGCAGTGGCTTCCAGGTCGTTGATCAGGGATACCTGCGGGATGCCCAGGTCTCTGGCCATGGAACGGCAGTCCAGTTCCCAGTTGAGGTTGGTGAGGTCTACTTTTCCATTCAGCACAGGACCGGCTACACCGAGGCAAATGCGCTCTGGCTGGAGCTTTGTGTCCGCCAGGAAAGACCGTATGATCTCTTCCAGGGTCTTGTACCTGCCCGAATGGTATTTGGTGTCAGTCACCATGGATATGCCGGCCCGGGTGGCCTCAAAAATGGCCAGGTGCGTTTTGGTGCCGCCAATATCGCCGGCCAGTACTTTAATGCCCTTGTCGGGGATCTCGTTTCGACGGGGTAAGGCAAGCGGAATATTCAGTCCTTTCTTTGTTTCCTTTTTCTCTGTCATGGCAATGATTATCAGTTGCTGGATACAGCCTGGTCAACAAAAATGGTACCTCTGTAAAAATACTATTTCTGTGCCGGAAATCCGTGCTGTCCGGCCATTGATTGACAGGAGATGCAGAAGAGCAGGATCAGTTGACCGGAATCACCGATCACGACTGGTCGTTAAAATAATTTAATTCTTCTTCCAGTGGCAGGAAGGGATACTGCTGTTGCAGCTCTTTCGTCTTTTCGTAATGGACCTGGAGGAATTTTTTATGGGCTTCAGTACCCCGATGGAAGGGCTTATGCCGCCGGGCTACCAGGAGCTTGTGCAGTTGGGCGGCCAGCTGCCGGGATGGTTCGTCCACAAAATGGTTCATGAACTGCTCCACCACATATTGGGTAGCAGCATAGTTGGGATGGACCATATCAATATCGTAGAACCGGTAATCCCGCAATACATCTATCACCAGTTCATAGGCGGGAAAATACCAGATCCGGTCAAATTTATTCACCAGGTGATGCACTACTTCCAGCAGGCGTGCCTTACTGCGGTTATTATCAACCACTCCATCGCGGATATGCCGCACGGGGCTGATGGTAAAAAGGAACCGCAGTCTGGGATTAAAATACCGCAGCTGGTGCAGGCAGGTATCCAGCGCCCAGTTGATCTCCTCAATGGTCATCAGGTGTTTGTTGAACCACTGGGCCGGTGCGCGGTGGCAATTGGCCACGGGCTGGCTGTTCTCCGTGAGGCGATAGGAAAAAGCACTGCCGAGGGTAATGACCACCCACTCCGCCTTTTTCAGGAAATCATGCGCCTGCTGCTGGGACGCATTGATCATCCGCAGCGATTCACCGGGATCCATATGCGAAAAGCGGCTATGGTGGTCCCAGCTCTGCCATACTTCATTCAGGTAGAACAGGTCTTTGGCTTCATACTGCCGGTTCTGTACATAGGACACCAGGCTATTGGCCACACTCTGCGGGTCAAACAGGATGCCGTGCGGATTCTGCAGGACGTTGAATTTCAAGTCGCGCAGCTGGTTACCTATATGTTCTGTAAAACAGGAGCCGGTAATGAGCAGTGGCTGCTGGTAGTGGATGGGATCAGCAGGCGTGGGGATATTGATATCAATGAGAAAGGACATACAAAAGAATTTAAACAAATAGTGAAGCGGCCATATTGCTGCAGCGGGCCAGTGCTTCCGGATCAATGCCGGCCGGCAGCTGCCTTTGCTGAAAACGTTGCAGCATCCATTCGGTATTCATATTACCTACCAGCTCGTCATG from Candidatus Pseudobacter hemicellulosilyticus encodes the following:
- a CDS encoding TonB-dependent receptor, which encodes MIPSAWRSPPSVFSRSPRFIRFTARPGEGPTEQDLGNIKLEQDAQTLSAVTVVGQKPALQMGIDRKTFDVEKSLVATGGSAIDVMKNIPSVSVDVDGNVVLRNQSPQIFVDGRPTILTLDQISANDIERIELITNPSARFDAASVGGVINIILKKNRKLGLNGMASVGAGAPGILNGNLNLNLRQDKFNFFVSGNYNRQGGIAKGESFRQNILNGVKQDWFNQQSEADSRRRFASVRFGADYFLDNRNTLSITQGFTNGQFRTDEDQDQAYYTAAGVLDRTGDRTSNNRSRFDRANTQLIYKHKFAEPGKELNADINYSWGNGNNNTNILNRYFNPDGSSNAPDNIVRNQGSDDNNQLTIQVDFTDPRGENAKLETGVRTYLNEQTSLFNSYSRLSGVEVKLPLSNHYNYREMVNAAYVTYTDKIGGIGYQLGLRAEHSKFDGTLIDSAMKFGYEYPSDFGNLFNALFPSVFLSKEVGDGNELQLNYTRRIRRPNFWQLNPFVDINDPLNLRQGNPALKPEFTNSFEFNYNKTYGTGSFLGVVYYRYSTDEITQYSDTITAAKYEQLNNAAVDPNAILNTFINANSEQQWGAELTLQQKIGSQFDLTPTFNLQYMKVKANVNNLDLSNEGFNWETKLTLNYRLASTSPVFNKLAFQLISEYESPEVIPQGKRKARYNTDVAVKKDFLKDNKASITFNVNDVFNHRRWGTIYDTETFYQDSYRRRNVRNFRITFAYKFGKTDFALFRKQRSEGGGREEEM
- a CDS encoding carboxypeptidase-like regulatory domain-containing protein, which codes for MMKYLLLLLTGFFGMHPVFAQEENQRAGRAAPRGKFYGKIVDTKTGKGIDAASIRLFLQLPNGAGVTGDSLVGGMLTKQNGDFSMENLPVRDSFRLEVTAIGFQPLTPFYPFHRPPRRRTNGAGPG
- a CDS encoding carboxy terminal-processing peptidase → MKSVLTFYRSLLFSGSLLLATGLQGTAQMTKVTDNIDLVFHSTAGMLQQIHYAPRQLDDQFSRKVFNAYLDQLDPGKRFFLQEDLTHFKKFETQLDDEMRGRQVQFYKAVNSSFKGRLKEAEKQVEELLKHPFQFTDPGTYNENTEKLSFCKTAEELTARWKNYLKFQVLAQYEDELEIRSKASSKDSLARTTDAQLEEKARQLVNRIEQRNIESLLKLTTDEEAFNTYINTITNLYDPHSNYFLPVDRREFQEGLSGIYYGIGALLQEQQGKVSINELMIGGPAWKSGQVEKGDILVKVAQQGEKPVDVAGFAMSEIIKLTRGKKGTAVTITFRRNDGTLREVPLTREALQLEDTFVKSAVIDNGQKLGYISFPKFYTKFGDANGRSCAEDMQRELEKLKAEAVEGIIVDIRNNTGGSLGEVINMVGLFIKEGPVVQVKSASGAPYVSQVKSPNVVYDGPLVVLVNEISASASEIFAAAIQDYHRGIVIGSSSTYGKGSVQRSFGVTDARMPDLEDVDLGTVHITLQKYYRITGGATQLKGIVPDIQLPGIYEPYKMQEKYNPTALAWDTIPAVPFVLSGDQGAIGQVIALAGARIAKDTQLTSLRNNLQWLKNRGTVHQLQLLKYRREEKELQSRVARIRKQLVTSDSLAVANVGELGEELLNREQFRIDSNRSWLNSLKKDLFLSEAVWVLHDYIRVRRTDS
- the glk gene encoding glucokinase encodes the protein MTEKKETKKGLNIPLALPRRNEIPDKGIKVLAGDIGGTKTHLAIFEATRAGISMVTDTKYHSGRYKTLEEIIRSFLADTKLQPERICLGVAGPVLNGKVDLTNLNWELDCRSMARDLGIPQVSLINDLEATAYGLAGLEAEDVICLLPGDPASKGNMAILAPGTGLGEAGLFWNGHSYHPFPTEGGHCDFSPRTGMDMELCQYLQSKYKVVSWESVICGPGIYDIYRFLRDVQKREEPPFLSDNPEMQQHPSAAISTAAIERTSAICMETMDLWVRYVAHECANLVLKLKATGGLFLGGGIPPKVAPLLQEPIFYQHYMDCDRMEHLLEKVPIHIIRKDATALMGAAMYGAYGDW
- a CDS encoding GSCFA domain-containing protein; translation: MSFLIDINIPTPADPIHYQQPLLITGSCFTEHIGNQLRDLKFNVLQNPHGILFDPQSVANSLVSYVQNRQYEAKDLFYLNEVWQSWDHHSRFSHMDPGESLRMINASQQQAHDFLKKAEWVVITLGSAFSYRLTENSQPVANCHRAPAQWFNKHLMTIEEINWALDTCLHQLRYFNPRLRFLFTISPVRHIRDGVVDNNRSKARLLEVVHHLVNKFDRIWYFPAYELVIDVLRDYRFYDIDMVHPNYAATQYVVEQFMNHFVDEPSRQLAAQLHKLLVARRHKPFHRGTEAHKKFLQVHYEKTKELQQQYPFLPLEEELNYFNDQS